One Bacillus amyloliquefaciens DSM 7 = ATCC 23350 DNA window includes the following coding sequences:
- a CDS encoding phospholipase D-like domain-containing protein, with translation MEWIFYLYLLNTFFILFIAIWEVRRPAKALNWIIIVLFLPVIGFWLYLSISNPRFIHRKRLTCSKNESNKLPETFGASASVIANALRHFTVNGLRMGQVQVFNNGIAKYDQLLVSLQKAQETIDLEYFIYRNDQIGNRITELLIEKALNGVQVRFMRDSLGSYKFPREKIRQMVEAGIECRTIFPLRFPWILSNWNYRDHCKIVTIDRKESFTGGMNVGYEYTGLKPDVGFWRDTHLQIIGEATGDLQTVFDVHWEIAVPERIKSKTNLKTKSEVTKINSIGRADHSKWSAELGSELSTLDDKEMDISGKTRTLHKAYIHTLEGNPGIPTPVIRQAYFICITQATKTIDLTTPYFVPETDIIMALKTAVTRGVRVRLLVPRHNNQKIVGLASRTYYGELIEAGVQIYQYDKGMIHAKVLTIDEEIAAVGSANYDMRSFRLNYEVCQVVYSADVARELTEQFERDLTDSVPLRIEDLLQRSLTERIVEQGARVLSPLL, from the coding sequence TTGGAGTGGATTTTTTATCTATACCTGTTAAATACGTTCTTTATCTTATTCATAGCAATTTGGGAAGTTCGTCGGCCTGCCAAGGCTTTGAATTGGATAATAATCGTCCTTTTTTTACCTGTCATTGGTTTCTGGCTATATCTTAGCATATCAAACCCTAGGTTTATTCATCGAAAAAGATTGACCTGTTCTAAAAATGAATCTAACAAATTACCTGAGACATTCGGTGCTTCAGCATCGGTAATTGCCAATGCTTTACGGCATTTCACTGTGAATGGGCTTCGAATGGGCCAAGTCCAAGTGTTTAACAATGGGATAGCAAAATATGATCAACTCCTTGTATCCCTGCAAAAAGCCCAAGAAACCATTGATCTGGAATATTTCATCTATCGGAACGACCAAATTGGTAATCGAATCACAGAACTGCTAATCGAAAAAGCATTAAATGGAGTGCAGGTTCGTTTTATGAGAGATAGCTTGGGGAGTTATAAATTCCCGCGTGAAAAAATCCGGCAGATGGTTGAAGCAGGGATAGAATGCAGGACAATATTTCCTCTGCGATTTCCCTGGATTTTGTCCAATTGGAATTATCGGGATCATTGTAAGATTGTGACGATTGACAGAAAGGAATCCTTTACTGGCGGTATGAACGTTGGGTATGAATATACAGGATTAAAGCCAGACGTAGGATTTTGGAGGGACACTCATTTGCAAATTATAGGGGAAGCAACAGGCGACTTGCAGACTGTTTTTGATGTTCATTGGGAAATCGCTGTGCCGGAAAGGATAAAATCAAAAACAAATTTGAAAACAAAATCAGAGGTAACGAAAATCAATTCAATCGGCAGAGCAGATCATTCCAAATGGTCAGCCGAATTGGGATCAGAGTTGAGCACCCTTGATGATAAAGAAATGGACATATCCGGAAAAACTAGGACATTGCATAAAGCGTATATCCATACGTTGGAAGGAAACCCTGGAATTCCTACCCCAGTCATTCGGCAAGCTTACTTTATATGTATAACACAGGCGACCAAGACTATTGATTTAACAACACCCTATTTTGTACCAGAAACGGATATTATCATGGCATTAAAGACAGCAGTAACTCGTGGTGTCCGTGTAAGATTGCTGGTTCCTCGCCACAATAATCAAAAAATCGTGGGTCTTGCAAGCCGTACTTATTACGGAGAACTTATAGAAGCTGGAGTTCAAATCTACCAGTACGACAAAGGAATGATACATGCGAAGGTGTTGACCATCGATGAGGAGATTGCTGCCGTAGGCTCAGCAAACTATGATATGAGAAGTTTTCGCCTGAATTATGAGGTGTGTCAAGTCGTGTACAGTGCTGATGTGGCAAGGGAACTCACAGAGCAGTTCGAGAGGGATCTTACTGATTCTGTACCATTAAGAATTGAAGACTTGTTGCAACGATCCCTGACCGAGCGCATTGTTGAACAGGGTGCTCGCGTGCTTTCTCCATTATTATAA
- a CDS encoding YhcN/YlaJ family sporulation lipoprotein, protein MKDKITTLKNLLFIIMVIGFASGCNGNQNEFIQGNSTFGISQVHTSKPIDQSVANHAKEKIIAKEDITDVKAVNTDKELMAAIKVENFDRFRLKSIEKSVKSDLEKKYPDYKVFVSTDKKIFWELEKVEQRLKKNDMNKKNLKNDLNKLKSLMKEQT, encoded by the coding sequence TTGAAAGATAAAATAACCACATTGAAAAACCTACTTTTTATTATAATGGTCATTGGTTTCGCATCAGGATGTAATGGTAATCAAAATGAATTTATTCAAGGTAATAGTACTTTTGGTATTTCGCAAGTACATACAAGTAAGCCAATTGATCAATCCGTTGCCAATCATGCGAAAGAAAAGATAATTGCCAAGGAAGATATTACAGACGTAAAAGCTGTGAATACTGATAAAGAGCTTATGGCAGCGATTAAAGTTGAGAATTTTGATCGATTTCGATTAAAGAGTATCGAGAAGTCAGTAAAATCCGACTTAGAAAAAAAATATCCCGACTATAAAGTTTTTGTTTCGACTGATAAAAAAATATTCTGGGAACTTGAAAAGGTCGAGCAAAGACTGAAAAAAAACGATATGAATAAGAAGAACTTAAAAAATGATTTGAACAAACTGAAAAGTCTTATGAAGGAACAAACCTAA
- a CDS encoding DUF421 domain-containing protein — protein sequence MPEWLDVAVRSALFVALLLFITKWLGKKQISQLTFFEYVTGISIGNIGAEVAIGLERNIFHGIIGIVIFAVIPFFAGLISLKSKRFRNFIEGKATVFIKDGKIMEDNLKKERYTTDELLDLLRKKDVFQVSDVEFAVLEATGDLSVMLKKENQPLTAKDINLKVASIKEPQTIIMDGTIMDEPLATIGRSRAWLQTELEKLGVTIENVFLGQVNSYGELTIDLFDDKLQVAPPQERPLILSTLKKCQADLELFALGTESKDAKQMYRLNSEKLQEAIDKVTPILKG from the coding sequence GTGCCTGAATGGTTAGATGTAGCTGTACGCTCAGCATTATTTGTTGCTCTTTTACTTTTCATTACAAAATGGTTAGGGAAAAAGCAAATTTCCCAACTAACTTTCTTTGAATATGTCACCGGTATTTCTATTGGGAATATTGGTGCAGAAGTGGCTATAGGACTTGAACGGAACATTTTTCACGGAATTATTGGAATTGTCATTTTTGCGGTTATTCCCTTTTTCGCTGGTTTAATTTCATTAAAAAGTAAACGTTTTCGCAATTTTATAGAAGGAAAAGCAACTGTATTTATCAAAGATGGGAAGATTATGGAAGATAATTTAAAAAAGGAAAGATATACGACAGATGAACTGTTAGATCTCCTTCGCAAGAAGGATGTCTTTCAAGTCTCTGATGTAGAATTTGCTGTTTTAGAGGCAACAGGTGATTTATCTGTGATGCTAAAGAAAGAAAATCAACCTTTAACAGCAAAGGATATAAACTTGAAGGTTGCTTCAATCAAGGAGCCTCAGACCATTATTATGGATGGTACAATAATGGATGAACCACTAGCCACGATTGGACGAAGTCGGGCTTGGCTACAAACTGAATTAGAAAAACTAGGGGTAACGATTGAAAATGTATTTCTGGGACAGGTTAATTCTTACGGAGAGTTAACGATTGATCTGTTTGACGATAAATTACAAGTCGCACCCCCACAAGAAAGACCCTTAATTCTTTCAACCTTGAAAAAATGTCAAGCAGACTTAGAACTATTTGCTCTTGGAACGGAATCAAAAGACGCCAAACAAATGTATAGGTTAAACAGTGAAAAATTACAAGAAGCCATTGATAAAGTGACCCCTATTTTAAAAGGATAA
- the spoVAE gene encoding stage V sporulation protein AE yields the protein MIYFWAFVVGGLICIIGQIMFDVFKLTPGHTLSALVVIGALLDGFGLYEPLIDFAGAGATVPITNFGNSLVHGAMQEAEKHGLVGVLTGMFEVTSSGISAAIVFGMIGALIFKPKG from the coding sequence ATGATCTATTTTTGGGCTTTTGTCGTAGGCGGTTTAATTTGTATCATTGGGCAAATTATGTTTGATGTATTTAAATTGACACCAGGTCATACCTTAAGTGCTCTTGTAGTGATTGGGGCGCTTTTAGATGGATTTGGACTATACGAGCCTTTGATTGATTTTGCTGGGGCAGGGGCTACCGTTCCGATTACAAATTTTGGGAATTCGCTTGTTCATGGTGCGATGCAGGAAGCAGAAAAACATGGGTTAGTTGGGGTACTGACAGGAATGTTTGAAGTAACTAGTTCTGGTATTTCAGCTGCCATTGTTTTCGGCATGATAGGAGCTTTAATTTTTAAGCCAAAAGGATAA
- a CDS encoding recombinase family protein encodes MQKIGYVRVSSTSQNPSRQFRQLNEIGMDIIYEEKISGATKDREQLQKMLEDLQEGDIIYVTDLTRITRSTQDLFELIDLIRNKKASLKSLKDTWLDLSEDNPYSQFLITVMAGVNQLERDLIRMRQREGIELAKKEGKFKGRLKKYHKNHAGMNYAVKLYKEGNMTVNQICEITNVSRASLYRKLSEGKK; translated from the coding sequence TTGCAGAAAATCGGTTATGTACGCGTCAGTTCGACTAGCCAAAATCCTTCAAGGCAATTTCGGCAATTGAACGAAATTGGAATGGATATTATTTATGAAGAAAAAATTTCAGGAGCCACAAAAGATCGTGAACAACTTCAAAAAATGTTAGAGGATTTACAGGAAGGTGACATTATTTATGTTACAGATTTAACTCGGATCACTCGAAGTACGCAAGATTTATTTGAATTGATTGATTTAATACGAAATAAAAAGGCAAGCTTAAAATCACTTAAGGATACATGGCTAGATTTATCAGAAGATAATCCATATAGCCAATTCTTAATTACGGTAATGGCTGGTGTTAACCAATTAGAGCGAGACCTTATTCGTATGCGTCAGCGTGAAGGAATTGAGCTCGCAAAGAAAGAAGGGAAGTTTAAAGGACGGTTAAAGAAATATCATAAAAATCACGCAGGAATGAATTATGCAGTAAAGCTATATAAAGAAGGAAATATGACTGTAAATCAAATTTGTGAAATTACAAATGTATCTAGAGCTTCTTTATATAGAAAGCTATCGGAAGGAAAAAAATAA
- a CDS encoding helix-turn-helix transcriptional regulator, producing MKKVERINIIMRYINNRAHFTISEIMREFDISRSTAIRDIREIEAMGMPLVAEVGRSGGYFVMNHSVLPAVRFTDNEIKALFIAFMATRNQQLPYLKSRQSLAEKLLGLISESQQETLVLLNQILLFEGTNPHNPDLLELSDLPHPMLEKLIQLLLSDSYLWITIKEEKVIKSYPICLLHPYHEKGLWLIEGFDVKDEKRRIFPADNLTNVKPYSAKKRISKKKILEKLSEQEEVINLVLELGPKAIAQFKKYHPLKMSISYTNPYQTTAILETYINVSNPEELTEITNWLLFLGKDIKVREVPKEVLEGLQERLSLFCP from the coding sequence ATGAAAAAAGTTGAACGGATTAATATTATCATGCGGTATATCAACAACCGCGCCCACTTTACAATTTCTGAAATCATGCGGGAATTTGATATCTCTCGTTCGACAGCTATTAGAGATATCAGAGAAATTGAAGCCATGGGGATGCCGCTTGTTGCTGAAGTTGGAAGGAGCGGCGGTTATTTTGTCATGAACCACTCTGTCCTGCCCGCTGTTCGCTTTACCGATAATGAGATTAAAGCTCTTTTTATTGCGTTTATGGCCACAAGAAATCAACAGCTCCCTTATCTAAAGAGCCGTCAATCTTTAGCTGAAAAATTGCTGGGCCTTATCTCCGAAAGCCAGCAAGAGACCCTGGTTCTTTTAAATCAAATCTTGCTTTTTGAAGGGACAAACCCCCATAATCCCGACCTGCTTGAGCTCTCAGATCTCCCCCATCCCATGTTAGAAAAACTCATCCAGCTACTTCTTTCGGATAGCTATTTATGGATTACCATCAAAGAAGAGAAGGTAATAAAGTCTTATCCAATCTGCCTCTTGCACCCTTATCATGAAAAAGGCCTTTGGCTGATTGAAGGCTTTGATGTAAAGGATGAGAAGAGGAGGATTTTCCCTGCGGACAATCTTACCAATGTCAAACCATACTCTGCGAAAAAAAGAATAAGCAAGAAAAAGATTTTAGAGAAACTAAGCGAGCAGGAAGAAGTAATCAACCTTGTTCTTGAACTTGGTCCAAAGGCGATTGCCCAATTCAAAAAATATCATCCTTTAAAAATGTCAATTTCCTATACGAATCCTTATCAAACCACAGCCATTCTAGAGACTTATATCAATGTCAGTAATCCCGAAGAATTGACCGAAATAACAAATTGGCTGCTTTTCCTAGGTAAGGATATCAAGGTCAGGGAAGTACCGAAAGAAGTCTTAGAAGGTTTACAAGAGAGATTAAGCTTATTCTGTCCATAA
- a CDS encoding GyrI-like domain-containing protein — protein MENYTLEEKDGFTVFGIVTELKSDYTDYAGINKEKADFWEAVKQDGRLDTLKAIAANDYIFAVNEAVNNRLMHYAGVMTEEEASVTGETRVIQFPKGEYLVVKGEGKTADELSNKLTGIAFGQVLPEAKNFAYVGGPNATVEMGQRNGLVFGEMWIPVVRK, from the coding sequence ATGGAAAATTATACTCTGGAAGAAAAAGACGGATTTACCGTTTTTGGTATTGTTACTGAGCTTAAGAGCGATTACACAGACTATGCCGGCATAAACAAGGAAAAGGCTGACTTTTGGGAAGCCGTCAAACAAGATGGAAGGCTTGACACCTTGAAAGCCATTGCCGCAAATGACTATATTTTTGCCGTGAACGAAGCGGTAAACAACAGGTTGATGCATTATGCTGGCGTGATGACAGAGGAAGAGGCGTCAGTGACCGGAGAAACCAGAGTCATCCAATTTCCTAAGGGGGAATATCTGGTTGTGAAAGGGGAAGGGAAGACGGCCGATGAATTGAGCAATAAGCTTACCGGCATTGCCTTTGGTCAGGTCTTGCCGGAAGCAAAGAATTTTGCCTATGTCGGCGGGCCGAATGCAACGGTTGAGATGGGGCAGCGAAACGGTTTAGTATTTGGTGAAATGTGGATTCCTGTTGTCAGGAAATAA
- a CDS encoding Tn3 family transposase, with protein MKIARGRELLTLEQRQDFMQIPEDEWILGTYFTFSKRDLEIVNKRRREENRLGFAVQLAVLRYPGWPYTHIKSIPESVIHYISKQIGATPSSISLYPQRENTLWDHLKELRSEYDFVTFTLREYRIAFKHLHQLAFENGDAIHLLHECIDFLRKNKIILPAITTLERMVWEARAMAEKKLFNTVSQSLTNEQKGKLEEIITSQHPSESNKTILGWLKEPPGHPSPETFLKVIERLEYIRGMELETVQISHLHRNRLFQLSRLGSRYEPYAFRDFQENKRYSILTVYLLHLTQELTDKAFEIHDRQILSLLSKGRKAQEEIQKQNGKKLNEKVIHFTNIGQALIKAKKEKLDVFEVLESVIEWNSFVSSVEEAQELARPDDYDYLDLLQKRFYSLRKYTPTLLRVLEFHSTKANEPLLQAVEIIRGMNESGKRKVPDNSPVDFISKRWKKHLYEDDGTTINRHYYEMAVLTELREHVRAGDVSIVGSRQYRDFEEYLFSEDTWNQTKENTRLSVSLSFEDYMTERTSSLNKRLKWLATNSNKLDGVSLEKGKLSIERLEKDVPEEAKKFSASLYQMLPRIKLTDLLMDIAYITGFHEQFIHASNNRKPDKEETIIIMAALLGMGMNIGLSKMAEATPGLTYKQLANVSQWRMYEDAMNKAQAVLVNFHHKLQLSSYWGDGTTSSSDGMRMQIGVSSLHADANPHYGTGKGATIYRFTSDQFSSYYTKIIHTNSRDAIHVLDGLLHHETDLNIVEHYTDTAGYTDQIFGLTHLLGFKFAPRIRDLSDSKLFTIDKASEYPKLEVILRGQINTKVIKENYEDVLRLAHSIREGTVSASLIMGKLGSYSRQNSLATALREMGRIEKTIFILNYISDESLRRKIQKGLNKGEAMNGLARAIFFGKQGELRERTIQHQLQRASALNIIINAISIWNTLHLTKAVEYQKRSGSFNEELLHHMSPLGWEHINLLGEYHFNSEKMVSLDSLRPLKLS; from the coding sequence ATGAAAATTGCGAGAGGTAGAGAATTGCTTACACTGGAACAGAGGCAGGATTTTATGCAAATCCCTGAAGATGAATGGATATTGGGGACCTACTTCACTTTTTCCAAACGGGATTTAGAAATAGTTAATAAGCGAAGGAGAGAAGAAAACCGTTTAGGGTTTGCTGTTCAATTAGCTGTTCTTCGGTATCCCGGTTGGCCATACACTCATATCAAAAGCATCCCGGAATCAGTCATACATTATATATCGAAACAAATCGGTGCCACTCCATCTTCGATTAGTCTTTATCCTCAAAGAGAAAATACACTTTGGGATCATTTGAAAGAACTTCGAAGTGAATACGACTTTGTAACTTTTACTCTAAGAGAATATCGAATAGCATTTAAGCATCTTCATCAATTAGCTTTTGAAAATGGCGATGCCATACATCTACTACATGAATGTATAGATTTTCTAAGAAAAAACAAAATCATACTGCCTGCTATTACTACACTTGAAAGAATGGTGTGGGAGGCAAGGGCAATGGCTGAAAAGAAACTGTTTAATACTGTTAGTCAATCTCTTACAAATGAACAAAAAGGAAAGCTTGAAGAGATCATTACTTCGCAGCATCCATCCGAATCCAATAAAACGATATTGGGTTGGTTAAAGGAACCGCCGGGTCATCCTTCACCCGAAACATTTCTAAAAGTAATAGAACGACTCGAATACATACGAGGAATGGAATTAGAAACGGTACAAATTAGTCATTTGCATCGCAATCGCCTGTTTCAACTATCTCGCTTAGGCTCAAGATATGAGCCATATGCATTCCGTGACTTTCAAGAAAATAAGCGATATTCGATATTAACCGTCTATTTATTACATCTTACTCAAGAGTTAACGGATAAAGCTTTTGAAATTCATGATAGACAAATACTTAGTCTGTTATCAAAAGGCCGTAAGGCTCAAGAGGAAATTCAGAAACAAAACGGTAAAAAGCTGAATGAGAAAGTTATACACTTTACGAACATCGGACAAGCTTTAATCAAAGCAAAAAAGGAAAAATTAGACGTTTTTGAGGTTTTAGAATCCGTTATCGAATGGAATTCTTTTGTCTCTTCGGTCGAAGAAGCTCAGGAGCTTGCACGCCCTGACGACTATGATTATTTAGACTTACTGCAAAAACGATTTTATTCACTTAGAAAATATACGCCAACGCTATTAAGGGTATTGGAATTTCATTCTACAAAAGCAAATGAGCCACTTTTACAAGCTGTTGAGATTATCCGTGGAATGAACGAATCCGGAAAGCGAAAAGTGCCTGATAACTCACCTGTGGATTTTATTTCAAAACGTTGGAAAAAGCATTTATACGAGGATGATGGTACAACAATCAATCGTCATTACTATGAAATGGCTGTTTTAACAGAACTTCGGGAGCATGTTAGGGCAGGAGATGTTTCCATTGTTGGCAGCAGACAATATAGAGACTTTGAAGAATATTTGTTTTCAGAAGATACATGGAATCAAACGAAGGAGAATACAAGATTATCAGTTAGTTTATCATTCGAGGATTATATGACGGAGAGAACCAGCAGCCTTAACAAAAGGTTAAAGTGGTTAGCTACCAATTCCAACAAGTTAGACGGGGTTTCTCTTGAAAAAGGAAAGCTGTCAATTGAACGCTTAGAAAAAGATGTTCCAGAAGAAGCAAAAAAATTTAGCGCAAGCCTGTATCAGATGCTACCAAGAATAAAATTAACCGATTTACTGATGGATATTGCTTATATAACAGGATTTCATGAGCAATTTATTCATGCTTCCAATAATCGAAAACCGGATAAAGAAGAAACAATTATTATTATGGCTGCTCTTTTAGGAATGGGAATGAATATTGGTTTAAGCAAAATGGCTGAAGCAACACCCGGACTTACATATAAGCAATTGGCCAATGTATCACAATGGCGCATGTATGAAGATGCAATGAATAAAGCCCAAGCCGTATTAGTAAATTTTCATCACAAATTGCAATTGTCCTCCTATTGGGGAGACGGTACAACATCCTCGTCCGATGGTATGAGAATGCAGATAGGCGTTTCATCGCTACATGCAGATGCAAACCCACATTATGGAACTGGAAAAGGAGCCACCATCTATCGTTTTACAAGTGATCAATTTTCTTCTTATTACACAAAGATTATTCATACTAATTCAAGGGATGCGATTCATGTTTTGGATGGTTTGTTACACCATGAGACGGATCTAAATATAGTAGAGCATTATACAGACACGGCTGGTTACACAGACCAAATATTCGGACTGACCCATTTATTAGGATTTAAATTTGCTCCAAGAATACGAGATTTATCAGACTCGAAATTATTTACAATAGATAAGGCAAGTGAGTATCCAAAATTAGAAGTCATTTTACGTGGACAAATAAATACAAAGGTCATTAAAGAGAATTATGAGGATGTTTTGCGATTAGCTCATTCTATAAGGGAAGGAACAGTTTCAGCATCCCTTATTATGGGGAAATTAGGTTCTTATTCAAGACAAAACAGCTTGGCTACAGCCTTACGTGAGATGGGCCGAATAGAAAAAACGATCTTTATTTTGAATTATATTTCGGATGAATCATTAAGAAGAAAAATACAAAAAGGATTGAATAAAGGAGAAGCCATGAATGGACTGGCAAGAGCTATTTTCTTCGGAAAACAAGGAGAGCTTAGGGAACGAACCATACAGCATCAATTGCAAAGAGCCAGTGCCTTAAACATCATTATCAATGCCATCAGTATCTGGAATACTTTACATCTAACAAAGGCAGTTGAATATCAAAAACGGTCAGGTAGTTTTAATGAAGAATTATTGCACCATATGTCACCTCTAGGTTGGGAACATATTAATTTACTTGGAGAATACCATTTTAATTCGGAGAAAATGGTCTCGTTAGATTCTTTAAGACCCTTGAAACTTTCTTAA
- the spoVAD gene encoding stage V sporulation protein AD encodes MLAGHRTWIFEQKPVIISTGTVGGPFEANGAIPDDFDTLHADLWLGQDSYEKAHKILFEEACQKAMEKGGIQKDQVQFILAGDLINQITPTSFASRTIGAPYFGLFGACSTSMEGLALGAYIVNTKGAKYLLTGASSHDTAVEKQFRYPTEYGGQKPPTAQWTVTGAGAALLSDSGEGPHVTSATIGRVIDMGLTDPFNMGGAMAPAAVDTIEAHLKERNVEPSYYDLIVTGDLGQIGQEVSMDLFKKHGTPISEEQYQDCGLMIYREGQPVLAGASGAGCSATVVYGHLLNRMKNGEFKRMLVVATGALLSPLSFQQNETIPCIAHAVSIEYGGEQLT; translated from the coding sequence ATGCTAGCAGGTCATCGTACATGGATCTTCGAACAAAAGCCTGTCATTATCTCCACTGGAACCGTTGGTGGACCATTTGAAGCCAATGGTGCTATCCCAGATGATTTCGATACTCTTCATGCTGATTTATGGCTTGGGCAGGATTCCTATGAGAAAGCACATAAAATCCTTTTTGAAGAGGCTTGCCAAAAAGCCATGGAAAAAGGGGGCATACAAAAGGATCAAGTTCAATTTATCCTAGCTGGGGACTTAATCAATCAAATCACCCCAACAAGTTTCGCTAGCAGAACGATTGGAGCGCCTTATTTTGGCTTATTCGGTGCTTGCTCTACCTCGATGGAAGGACTGGCTCTAGGTGCTTATATTGTAAATACAAAAGGAGCGAAATATTTGTTAACAGGAGCTTCCAGTCATGATACAGCTGTTGAAAAACAATTTCGGTATCCAACTGAGTATGGTGGACAAAAGCCACCTACGGCACAATGGACGGTTACTGGTGCAGGTGCAGCCCTATTAAGTGATTCTGGGGAAGGACCTCATGTCACATCTGCCACAATTGGTCGTGTAATCGATATGGGATTGACAGATCCATTTAACATGGGAGGAGCTATGGCGCCAGCTGCGGTTGATACCATTGAAGCCCATTTAAAGGAACGAAATGTTGAGCCATCTTATTACGATTTAATTGTAACCGGTGACCTTGGCCAAATCGGACAGGAAGTGTCCATGGATCTATTTAAAAAGCATGGAACTCCTATTAGTGAAGAACAATACCAAGATTGTGGCCTTATGATTTATCGGGAAGGACAACCCGTTCTTGCAGGGGCAAGCGGTGCAGGCTGTTCAGCAACGGTAGTTTATGGGCATTTATTAAACCGCATGAAAAATGGTGAATTTAAACGCATGTTAGTTGTGGCTACAGGTGCTTTGCTTTCACCGTTGTCCTTTCAGCAAAATGAAACAATTCCTTGTATCGCCCATGCAGTGTCAATTGAATACGGAGGTGAACAATTAACATGA
- a CDS encoding DUF1657 domain-containing protein: MTVINDVKTALAGLKSAQASFETFALSTDNQQAKQLYQDAAKQTQSVVDSIEPRVQQIEQEEPQYKQQ, translated from the coding sequence ATGACAGTAATAAATGACGTTAAAACAGCTCTAGCAGGATTGAAAAGTGCTCAAGCAAGTTTTGAAACATTTGCTCTTAGTACAGATAATCAACAAGCTAAGCAACTTTACCAAGATGCAGCTAAGCAAACCCAATCCGTTGTAGACAGCATTGAACCACGTGTTCAACAAATCGAACAAGAAGAACCTCAATACAAACAACAGTAA
- a CDS encoding DUF1657 domain-containing protein gives MTVGSDVKQCFASLKGVEASLSSLALRTLDDESKRTLHEAMMVVHEVTKDLKKRVGELEGEELQYKGF, from the coding sequence ATGACAGTAGGATCAGATGTTAAACAGTGTTTTGCCAGTCTAAAAGGGGTAGAAGCAAGTCTCTCAAGTTTAGCATTACGGACTCTTGATGATGAATCGAAGCGAACTTTGCATGAGGCTATGATGGTAGTACACGAAGTAACAAAAGATTTAAAAAAAAGAGTAGGAGAACTAGAAGGAGAGGAACTTCAGTACAAAGGTTTCTAG
- a CDS encoding DUF421 domain-containing protein, translated as MTLKNKSTRSLLLGNPNIIIRDGVMDRDVNQVLSILRQNNVFSVREVKYGILEANGQISLLLKSKYQKPDLNLPESPVDLPTSLIIDGEILWDNLHELGFDQQWLDNQLTTNGYDNVKRILYADWRESEGIHVSPK; from the coding sequence ATGACTCTAAAAAATAAATCGACACGTTCTCTCTTATTAGGCAATCCTAACATCATCATTCGAGATGGTGTTATGGACAGAGATGTAAATCAAGTATTGAGTATACTCCGTCAAAATAATGTCTTTTCAGTTCGCGAAGTCAAATACGGTATATTGGAAGCTAATGGGCAAATAAGTTTATTATTAAAATCCAAGTATCAAAAACCAGATCTCAATCTTCCAGAAAGTCCAGTAGACCTCCCAACATCGTTAATTATAGATGGGGAAATTTTATGGGATAATTTACATGAACTCGGATTTGATCAACAGTGGTTAGATAACCAATTAACTACCAATGGATATGATAATGTAAAGCGTATACTTTACGCAGATTGGCGAGAGAGTGAAGGCATACATGTAAGTCCTAAATAA
- the spoVAC gene encoding stage V sporulation protein AC, which produces MSNNQKKQLTPVQQEYQKLQKQREIKRPVVKNCIKAFLIGGLICLIGQLISDFYIYYFDFTEQTAGNPTVGTLIFITMLLTGFGVYDRMAQFGGAGTAVPVTGFGNAVISPAIEHRSEGFVLGVGGNIFKLAGAVILFGVFSAFVIALIKTTLIQWGGL; this is translated from the coding sequence ATGTCTAACAATCAAAAGAAACAACTTACTCCTGTGCAACAGGAATATCAAAAATTGCAAAAACAACGAGAGATCAAAAGACCGGTTGTTAAAAATTGTATTAAGGCCTTTTTAATCGGTGGACTTATTTGTTTGATTGGTCAGCTTATTTCAGACTTTTACATTTATTATTTCGATTTTACTGAGCAAACGGCCGGAAATCCGACGGTGGGTACGTTAATTTTTATTACAATGCTTCTTACTGGTTTTGGCGTATATGATCGAATGGCCCAATTTGGTGGGGCTGGAACAGCTGTACCTGTAACAGGTTTTGGCAATGCGGTTATATCGCCTGCCATTGAGCATCGAAGCGAAGGATTTGTACTGGGCGTAGGTGGCAACATATTTAAATTAGCGGGGGCGGTTATTTTATTTGGTGTTTTTTCTGCTTTTGTCATTGCCTTAATTAAAACCACTTTAATCCAGTGGGGTGGTTTATAA